A window of Rhododendron vialii isolate Sample 1 chromosome 11a, ASM3025357v1 contains these coding sequences:
- the LOC131308772 gene encoding ATP-dependent DNA helicase Q-like 4A: MMNQKHTSGGNSVGGTKCVDKPLKVNWLQHANAHDSFSNQKELLSSNFLFSLSKQKPLTEESTSARLMACQVLNLPSVQRTQIDKAWQVLSSGQLSCRNYVKPGKTVPVLKDVSNHSSQNVRRTTQQSPSDIENKFSGHMATHKDSSGTNAKFSSEPTKCMGNSFPFHPSEVDEAGKVARGQNEGYRSTVNSFHAQTTNETFGNHMAHTNQANGLSHACADDDDILENIDVDQIVMEHYQSTCTPQPSISKLPPITPTVDRNDALRNEETCLPSELCLNCSHGFRLGLCPEASNHLQDMKDMLIAISNDLLDNVDLSTDQIDKLRQDRLQLNKQVQQLEKYLRNTSVNDERQKSQFSASTAPPRAFQYDTPPTSAFRIDSMRSDAQSYISNGPNGNDRWNSFSSVDGFGASTFPVEREQFIPKYSDVNYIEGSNDKNWSRRDFPWTNKLEECNKTYFGNHSFRPNQREVINASMSGHDVFVLMPTGGGKSLTYQLPALVYPGITLVISPLVSLIQDQIMHLLQANIRAAYLSANMEWSEQQEILRELCSDYSDYKLLYVTPEKVARSDVLIRNLESLHARELLARIVIDEAHCVSQWGHDFRPDYQGLGILKQKFPTTPVLALTATATASVKEDVVQALGLVNCIVFRQSFNRPNLRYSVFPKTKKCVEDIDNFIREKHFDECGIIYCLSRMDCEKVAEKLQECGHKAAFYHGSMDPAQRAFVQKQWSKDEINVICATVAFGMGINKPDVRFVIHHSLPKSIEGYHQECGRAGRDGQLSSCILYYSYSDYIRLKHMITQGAAEQSPWTSGSKSTNMGNPGRILETNTDNIRRMVSYCENDVDCRRLLQLIHFGEKFDSLNCKGTCDNCSKTKSFIEKDVTEIAKHLVEIVKSTGQHFSSSHILEVYRGSLNQFVKKHNHNTLKLHGAGKHLAKGEASRILHHLVVEDFLVEDVKKSDVYGSISSVIKVNASKAYNLSVGGQKITLRFPSSINASKQSKSGATPAKGSLISGRQSPPLRETPLQPLREVDSNLSAILYTALRKLRTLLLKEAAEGVNAYHIFGNSTLLNISKRIPRTKEELLEVNGIGNVKLSKYGDRVLETIEATIKEYYGAEKNSSGSNGSSDSAKRRRDGAKVLGGGSKDDGNFMESTGRSKKRVMKKPIISPQFVNFSESDYHDDSLNDPDFDGSDFDIENNFSDPPVGQNGGRVLPSWSMPLP, translated from the exons ATGATGAACCAAAAGCACACGAG TGGAGGCAATTCAGTTGGAGGTACTAAATGTGTTGATAAACCTCTGAAAGTTAACTGGCTGCAACATGCTAATGCACATGACAGCTTTTCAAACCAAAAGGAGTTATTgagttcaaattttcttttctcattgtcaaaacaaaaaccacTTACTGAAGAATCCACAAGCGCAAG GTTGATGGCTTGTCAAGTTCTGAATCTTCCAAGTGTGCAGAGAACGCAAATTGATAAG GCTTGGCAGGTTCTTTCCAGTGGTCAATTGTCTTGCAGGAACTATGTAAAACCTGGAAAAACTGTACCAGTTCTTAAGGATGTTAGTAATCATTCATCACAGAATGTTAGAAGAACTACCCAGCAAAGCCCATCTGACATAGAGAACAAATTTTCTGGACATATGGCAACACACAAGGACTCAAGTGGAACAAATGCAAAATTTAGTAGTGAACCCACAAAGTGCATGGGCAATTCTTTTCCATTTCATCCAAGTGAAGTGGATGAAGCTGGAAAGGTTGCAAGGGGGCAAAATGAGGGGTACAGGTCAACAGTCAACAGTTTCCATGCACAAACTACAAATGAAACTTTTGGCAATCATATGGCGCATACAAACCAAGCTAACGGACTATCTCATGCCTGTGCTGATGATGATGACATACTTGAG AATATTGACGTGGACCAAATAGTTATGGAACACTACCAATCGACTTGTACACCTCAACCGTCAATTTCAAAGCTTCCACCTATTACTCCAACTGTAGATAGAAATGATGCTTTGAGAAATGAGGAGACATGTTTGCCATCGGAATTGTGCTTGAACTGCAGTCATGGTTTTAGG CTAGGACTGTGTCCAGAAGCCTCAAATCATTTGCAAGATATGAAGGACATGCTAATTGCCATATCAAATGATCTTCTCGACAATGTTGACTTGAGTACAGATCAGATAGATAAGCTTCGCCAAGATAG GTTGCAGCTGAATAAGCAAGTTCAACAGCTTGAGAAATATCTTCGAAATACGTCAGTTAATGATGAAAGACAAAAATCCCAGTTTTCTGCATCCACAGCCCCACCTAGGGCTTTTCAATATGATACCCCTCCAACATCTGCATTCAGGATTGACTCCATGAGATCCGATGCCCAGTCTTACATCTCTAACGGGCCAAATGGAAATGATAGGTGGAATTCATTCTCTTCCGTGGATGGGTTTGGTGCTTCCACATTCCCTGTGGAGCGAGAACAGTTTATTCCGAAGTATTCTGATGTCAATTATATAGAAGGTTCAAATGACAAAAATTGGAGTAGACGGGATTTCCCTTGGACAAATAAACTGGAG GAATGTAACAAGACATATTTTGGAAATCACTCCTTTCGCCCCAATCAGAGGGAGGTGATCAATGCTTCAATGAGTGGGCatgatgtttttgttttgatgccAACTGGAGGAGGAAAAAGCCTGACATATCAG CTCCCTGCTCTTGTTTATCCAGGAATAACGTTGGTAATTTCACCTCTCGTGTCACTCATCCAAGATCAAATAATGCATCTATTGCAG GCTAATATACGTGCTGCTTATTTAAGTGCAAATATGGAATGGAGCGAGCAACAGGAGATTCTCAGAGAGCTTTGCTCAGATTATAGCGACTACAAGCTTTTATACGTCACACCCGAGAAAGTTGCCAG GAGTGATGTTCTGATACGAAATTTGGAGAGCCTACATGCTCGTGAATTGCTTGCTCGGATTGTTATTGATGAAGCTCATTGTGTAAGCCAATGGGGCCATGATTTCAGGCCAGACTATCAG GGTCTTGGTATCTTGAAACAGAAGTTTCCCACTACACCAGTGTTGGCTTTGACTGCAACTGCCACAGCTAGTGTCAAAGAAGATGTAGTGCAGGCTCTTGGTCTTGTTAACTGCATTGTTTTTCGGCAAAGTTTCAACCGTCCAAATTTGCG GTATTCTGTGTTTCCCAAGACAAAAAAATGTGTTGAAGACATTGACAATTTCATTAGAGAAAAGCATTTTGATGAATGCGGAATTATATATTGTCTCTCAAGAATGGACTGTGAAAAAGTTGCTGAAAAATTGCAG GAATGTGGGCATAAAGCAGCTTTTTACCATGGGAGTATGGATCCTGCTCAACGTGCTTTTGTTCAGAAACAGTGGAGCAAGGACGAGATCAATGTTATATGCGCAACCGTGGCATTTGGAATGG GTATCAACAAACCAGATGTTCGCTTTGTTATTCATCACTCCCTCCCTAAATCCATAGAAGGCTACCATCAG GAATGTGGTCGGGCTGGCAGAGATGGTCAGCTTTCATCTTGCATTTTGTATTACAGTTATAGTGATTAT ATCAGACTTAAGCATATGATCACTCAAGGAGCTGCGGAGCAAAGTCCTTGGACATCTGGTTCTAAGAGCACAAATATGGGTAATCCAGGAAGGATACTCGAAACAAATACTGACAATATCCGGAGAATG GTCAGTTACTGTGAAAATGATGTGGATTGCCGACGTCTCCTGCAACTTATTCATTTTGGGGAAAAATTTGATTCTCTCAACTGCAAAGGAACATGTGACAATTGTTCCAAGACAAAAAGCTTTATTGAGAAGGATGTCACTGAGATTGCAAAGCATTTG GTTGAAATAGTGAAGTCAACAGGGCAACATTTCTCATCGTCTCATATCTTGGAAGTCTACAGGGGTTCCTTAAACCAATTT GTGAAGAAACACAACCATAATACTTTGAAGCTGCATGGGGCCGGAAAACATCTTGCCAAAGGTGAAGCTTCCCGCATATTGCACCATCTTGTTGTAGAGGATTTTCTAGTGGAGGATGTAAAGAAAAGCGATGTTTATGGATCCATATCATCTGTAATAAAG GTGAATGCATCGAAGGCTTACAATCTCAGCGTTGGTGGCCAGAAAATCACATTaag ATTCCCTTCCTCCATTAATGCATCAAAACAGAGTAAATCTGGAGCAACTCCAGCTAAAGGCTCGCTAATATCTGGAAGGCAAAGTCCTCCACTTAGGGAGACTCCTCTCCAACCTCTACGCGAAGTTGACTCG AACCTCTCAGCCATACTGTATACTGCTCTGCGGAAGCTTCGAACTCTTCTTCTTAAAGAAGCTGCAGAAGGGGTCAATGCATACCATATATTCGG AAACTCCACGCTGCTCAATATCAGCAAGAGAATTCCCAGAACTAAGGAAGAACTTCTTGAGGTTAATGGCATCGGCAA TGTGAAGTTAAGCAAGTATGGAGATCGGGTGTTGGAAACGATTGAAGCTACAATCAAGGAATACTACGGGGCAGAGAAAAACAGCAGCGGTAGTAATGGCAGTTCTGATTCTGCGAAGAGGAGAAGAGACGGGGCTAAGGTTTTGGGTGGAGGTTCTAAAGATGATGGTAATTTCATGGAAAGCACTGGACGTTCGAAGAAAAGAGTAATGAAAAAGCCAATCATAAGTCCCCAGTTTGTCAATTTTAGTGAGTCGGACTATCATGACGACTCTCTGAATGATCCTGATTTTGATGGTTCCGACTTTGACATCGAAAATAATTTCTCGGATCCACCGGTCGGCCAGAACGGAGGAAGAGTCTTACCCTCATGGTCAATGCCACTGCCATGA